From the genome of Naumannella halotolerans, one region includes:
- a CDS encoding maleylpyruvate isomerase family mycothiol-dependent enzyme, with amino-acid sequence MTADQALAIRSEVTRATQRLLGDTITVTDSEWSGPSLLPEWSRALVASHLARNADALGRLLHGAATGVPAPMYDSEDQRDAEILAGGERGGLELQEDLDTSAERLGEALDAVLHGGHGESPVTLRDGRQLPARMLATARLAEVVLHHVDLDIGYRLDEVDSPTAGTLLEWAAARMEAKPEMPAVVLSFDNRVLQIGESATLEVSGTPQAVLGWLTGRDGGPVDGADGITLPGY; translated from the coding sequence ATGACAGCCGATCAGGCACTCGCGATCCGATCCGAGGTGACCCGGGCCACCCAGCGCCTGCTCGGTGACACGATCACGGTCACCGACAGCGAATGGTCCGGGCCGAGTCTGCTCCCGGAATGGAGTCGCGCCTTGGTCGCGAGCCATCTGGCCCGCAATGCCGACGCCCTGGGCCGGTTGTTGCACGGTGCGGCCACCGGTGTGCCGGCCCCGATGTACGACTCCGAGGACCAACGCGACGCCGAGATCCTCGCCGGCGGGGAGCGCGGGGGCCTGGAACTGCAGGAGGACCTCGACACCAGCGCGGAGCGGCTCGGTGAGGCCCTCGACGCAGTGCTGCACGGTGGTCACGGTGAATCGCCCGTCACCCTGCGTGACGGCCGCCAACTGCCCGCGCGGATGTTGGCCACGGCCCGACTGGCCGAGGTGGTGCTGCACCACGTCGACCTGGACATCGGCTACCGTCTGGACGAGGTGGACTCACCGACCGCCGGCACCTTGCTGGAGTGGGCGGCAGCCCGGATGGAGGCCAAGCCGGAGATGCCGGCGGTGGTGCTGTCGTTCGACAACCGGGTGCTGCAGATCGGCGAGTCCGCCACCTTGGAGGTGAGCGGCACCCCGCAGGCGGTCCTCGGATGGCTCACCGGCCGCGACGGCGGCCCCGTCGACGGCGCCGACGGCATCACCCTTCCGGGCTACTGA
- the uvrA gene encoding excinuclease ABC subunit UvrA: protein MTDQLLVRGAREHNLRNVSVDLPRDALIVFTGLSGSGKSSLAFDTIFAEGQRRYVESLSAYARQFLGQLDKPDVDFIEGLSPAVSIDQKSTSRNPRSTVGTITEVYDYLRLLYARTGHPHCPVCGAAISRQSPQQIVDRLLELDEGTRFQVLAPVVRGRKGEHVELFRDFATQGFSRVRVDGEVHQLTDPPALDKRRKHDLDVIVDRIAVKPSVKQRLTDSVETALNLAGGIVSIDFVDVDAKDPSRERRFSEKMACPNGHDIAIDELEPRQFSFNGPWGACPDCSGIGTRMEVDPELVVPDEEKSLAQGAITVWNGRNMVDYYDKVMRALADQYEFSMDAPWRALSSRVQKLLLHGQREKITVRYRTRHGRNMSWQAKVEGAVGYIERRHREAETDTTRERFAGYMREVPCRTCNGARLKPSSLAVTVGGKSIAEVSSMSIDEAARFLGGLTLNARDKQIADRVLKEINERLTFLLDVGLDYLTLSRPAGTLSGGEAQRIRLATQIGSGLVGVLYVLDEPSIGLHQRDNRRLIDTLLRLRALGNTLIVVEHDEDTIKTADWVVDIGPGAGEEGGRVVVSGPVEELLSNPESLTGAYLSGRRSIPLPQRRRPRTKGRELTVHRAVENNLDNVTVDFPLGVLTSVTGVSGSGKSTLVNKILYTALAKQIYNAREIPGRHQKITGAEQIDKIIHVDQSPIGRTPRSNPATYTGVFDHVRKLFAETPEAKVRGYQQGRFSFNIKGGRCENCSGDGTIKIEMNFLPDVYVPCEVCHGDRYNRETLEVRYKGRTIAEVLNMPIAEALDFFAPIPAIARHLRTLVDVGLGYVRLGQPAPTLSGGEAQRVKLASELQKRSTGRTMYVLDEPTTGLHFEDIRKLLLVLGRLVDAGNSVVVIEHNLDVIKTSDWIIDMGPEGGSRGGQVIAQGTPEQVAANPKSYTGAFLAEVLTGEPVPVGDEDEALPLQGETTANGQRPVERAAAKKTAKKAPAKKASAKKAPAKKTVSDRRRRQLMS, encoded by the coding sequence GTGACAGATCAGCTCCTCGTGCGTGGTGCCCGCGAACACAACCTACGGAATGTCTCCGTGGACCTACCGCGGGATGCGCTCATCGTCTTCACCGGGCTGTCCGGCTCCGGCAAGTCCAGTCTCGCCTTCGACACCATCTTCGCCGAGGGGCAGCGGCGCTATGTCGAGTCCCTCTCGGCCTACGCCCGGCAGTTCCTCGGACAGTTGGACAAACCCGATGTCGACTTCATCGAGGGACTCTCCCCGGCCGTGTCGATCGACCAGAAGTCGACCAGCCGGAACCCGCGCTCGACCGTCGGCACGATCACCGAGGTCTATGACTACCTCCGCCTGCTGTACGCCCGTACCGGGCATCCGCACTGCCCGGTCTGCGGTGCCGCGATCAGCCGCCAGAGCCCGCAGCAGATCGTCGACCGGTTGCTGGAGCTGGACGAGGGAACCCGTTTCCAGGTGCTGGCGCCGGTGGTCCGCGGACGCAAGGGTGAACACGTCGAGCTCTTCCGGGACTTCGCGACCCAGGGATTCAGCCGGGTCCGGGTCGACGGGGAAGTGCACCAGTTGACGGACCCGCCCGCCCTGGACAAGCGCCGCAAACATGATCTTGACGTGATCGTCGACCGGATCGCGGTGAAACCGTCGGTCAAGCAACGGCTCACCGATTCGGTGGAGACGGCGCTGAACCTGGCCGGTGGGATCGTCAGCATCGACTTCGTCGACGTGGATGCCAAGGATCCTTCGCGGGAGCGCCGATTCTCGGAGAAGATGGCCTGCCCGAACGGTCACGACATCGCCATCGACGAGTTGGAACCACGCCAGTTCTCCTTCAACGGACCCTGGGGTGCCTGTCCGGACTGCTCCGGCATCGGCACGCGGATGGAGGTCGATCCGGAGCTGGTCGTGCCCGACGAGGAGAAGTCCCTGGCCCAGGGGGCGATCACGGTCTGGAACGGCCGGAACATGGTCGACTACTACGACAAGGTGATGCGGGCCCTCGCCGACCAGTACGAGTTCTCCATGGACGCCCCGTGGCGTGCCCTGTCGAGCCGGGTGCAGAAGCTGTTGCTGCACGGGCAGCGGGAGAAGATCACCGTCCGCTACCGGACTCGCCACGGTCGCAACATGTCCTGGCAGGCCAAGGTCGAGGGAGCGGTGGGTTACATCGAGCGCCGTCACCGGGAGGCCGAGACCGACACCACCCGGGAACGGTTCGCCGGATACATGCGAGAGGTCCCCTGCCGTACCTGCAACGGCGCTCGGTTGAAGCCGAGCTCGCTGGCGGTGACCGTCGGCGGCAAGAGCATCGCCGAGGTGTCGTCGATGTCGATCGACGAGGCAGCCAGGTTCCTCGGCGGGCTGACGCTCAACGCCCGGGACAAGCAGATCGCCGACCGGGTGCTGAAGGAGATCAACGAACGGCTGACCTTCCTGCTCGACGTGGGCCTGGACTACCTCACGCTGTCCCGGCCGGCGGGCACCCTGTCCGGCGGCGAGGCCCAGCGGATCCGGTTGGCCACCCAGATCGGCTCCGGCCTGGTCGGAGTGCTGTACGTGCTGGACGAGCCGTCCATCGGGTTGCACCAGCGTGACAACCGCCGGCTGATCGACACCCTGCTGCGGCTGCGGGCACTGGGCAACACCCTGATCGTCGTCGAGCACGACGAGGACACCATCAAGACCGCCGACTGGGTGGTCGACATCGGCCCCGGCGCCGGTGAGGAAGGCGGCAGGGTCGTCGTCTCCGGGCCGGTGGAGGAGTTGTTGTCCAACCCCGAGTCGCTGACCGGTGCCTACCTCTCCGGCCGCCGGAGCATCCCCTTGCCGCAACGTCGGCGTCCGCGGACGAAGGGCCGGGAGCTGACCGTGCACCGGGCGGTGGAGAACAACCTGGACAATGTCACCGTCGACTTCCCGCTCGGGGTGCTCACCTCGGTCACCGGTGTCTCCGGTTCGGGCAAATCGACCCTGGTGAACAAGATCCTCTACACCGCCTTGGCCAAGCAGATCTACAACGCCCGGGAGATCCCCGGGCGGCACCAGAAGATCACCGGTGCCGAGCAGATCGACAAGATCATCCACGTCGACCAGTCACCGATCGGCCGGACGCCACGATCCAACCCGGCCACCTACACCGGGGTCTTCGACCACGTCCGCAAACTCTTCGCCGAAACACCCGAGGCGAAGGTCCGGGGTTATCAGCAGGGACGGTTCTCCTTCAACATCAAGGGTGGCCGGTGCGAGAACTGCTCCGGTGACGGGACGATCAAGATCGAGATGAACTTCCTGCCCGATGTCTACGTACCGTGCGAGGTCTGTCACGGCGATCGGTACAACCGGGAGACGCTGGAGGTCCGGTACAAGGGCAGGACGATCGCCGAGGTGCTGAACATGCCGATCGCCGAGGCGCTGGATTTCTTCGCCCCGATCCCGGCGATCGCCAGGCACCTGCGGACCTTGGTCGACGTCGGTCTGGGCTACGTCCGACTCGGACAGCCGGCACCGACCCTGTCCGGTGGTGAGGCGCAGCGGGTGAAGCTGGCCTCGGAGCTGCAGAAGCGGTCCACCGGCAGGACCATGTACGTACTGGACGAGCCGACCACCGGATTGCACTTCGAGGACATCCGCAAGCTGCTGCTGGTGCTCGGCCGGCTGGTCGATGCCGGCAACTCGGTGGTGGTCATCGAACACAACCTGGATGTGATCAAGACCAGCGACTGGATCATCGACATGGGTCCTGAGGGTGGTTCACGCGGCGGTCAGGTGATCGCCCAGGGAACCCCGGAGCAGGTGGCGGCCAACCCGAAGTCCTACACCGGTGCCTTCCTCGCCGAGGTGCTGACCGGGGAGCCGGTGCCGGTCGGTGACGAGGACGAGGCGCTGCCCCTGCAGGGGGAGACGACGGCCAACGGCCAGCGGCCGGTCGAACGCGCCGCGGCGAAGAAGACCGCCAAGAAGGCGCCGGCCAAGAAGGCTTCTGCGAAGAAGGCTCCGGCGAAGAAGACGGTCTCCGATCGGCGCCGCCGGCAGTTGATGTCCTGA
- a CDS encoding MarR family winged helix-turn-helix transcriptional regulator → MPGSPLSEDPIAAARRQWIAHGWESAAEGMAAVTSVMRAQQIMIARVEQVLRPYQLSFARYELLMLLLFSRGGALPMNKASSRLQVHPTSITNAVDRLQSAGLVFREPHPTDRRTTLIKITDPGRELAGRATEAMNREVFEQPGLPDERLQQLVQTLALLRRDAGDYRDGTGPGA, encoded by the coding sequence ATGCCCGGATCGCCGTTGTCGGAGGACCCGATCGCCGCAGCCCGTCGGCAGTGGATCGCCCATGGCTGGGAATCGGCCGCTGAGGGGATGGCGGCGGTCACCTCGGTGATGCGGGCGCAGCAGATCATGATCGCCCGGGTGGAACAGGTGCTGCGGCCGTACCAGCTCAGCTTCGCCCGGTACGAACTGCTGATGCTGCTGCTCTTCAGCCGCGGAGGGGCTCTGCCGATGAACAAGGCGAGTTCCCGGCTGCAGGTCCACCCGACCAGCATCACCAACGCCGTCGACCGGTTGCAGTCCGCCGGCTTGGTCTTCCGGGAACCCCATCCGACCGATCGCCGGACGACCTTGATCAAGATCACCGATCCCGGACGGGAGCTCGCCGGCCGGGCCACCGAGGCGATGAACCGGGAGGTCTTCGAGCAGCCGGGCCTGCCGGACGAGCGGTTGCAGCAGTTGGTCCAGACGCTGGCACTGTTGCGCCGCGACGCCGGCGACTACCGGGACGGGACCGGACCCGGGGCGTGA
- a CDS encoding enoyl-CoA hydratase — translation MSEQPQTEPQTVLLDKRGRVGWITLNRPRALNALNTELMNDVVGAVAAYDADPGIGVIVITGSEKAFAAGADIKEMQPKTFSEVYTEDFFADWDRLSAARKPIIAAVSGYALGGGCELAMMCDLIIASETAKFGQPEINLGVIPGIGGSQRLTRAVGKAKAMDLILTGRTIGAEEAERSGLVARVVPADRFLDVVGEVADTIASKSLPSVMMAKEVVNRAFETGLAEGVKFERRSFGSLFATEDQTEGMAAFVEKRQPEFRHR, via the coding sequence ATGAGCGAGCAGCCGCAGACCGAACCACAGACCGTCCTGCTGGACAAGCGGGGAAGGGTCGGTTGGATCACCCTGAATCGGCCACGGGCGCTGAACGCGCTGAACACCGAGCTGATGAACGACGTGGTGGGCGCCGTGGCCGCCTACGATGCCGACCCGGGGATCGGGGTGATCGTGATCACCGGTTCGGAGAAGGCGTTCGCCGCCGGTGCCGACATCAAGGAGATGCAACCGAAGACCTTCTCCGAGGTCTACACCGAGGACTTCTTCGCCGACTGGGACCGGTTGTCCGCTGCGCGCAAACCGATCATCGCCGCCGTTTCCGGTTATGCCCTGGGTGGAGGTTGTGAGCTGGCGATGATGTGCGATCTGATCATTGCCTCGGAGACCGCGAAGTTCGGCCAGCCGGAGATCAACCTGGGCGTGATCCCGGGGATCGGCGGATCGCAGCGGCTCACCCGGGCGGTCGGGAAGGCCAAGGCGATGGACCTGATCCTGACGGGTCGGACGATCGGTGCCGAGGAGGCGGAACGGTCGGGGCTGGTGGCGCGAGTGGTACCGGCCGACCGGTTCCTCGACGTCGTCGGTGAGGTCGCCGACACCATTGCGAGCAAATCGCTGCCCTCGGTGATGATGGCCAAGGAAGTGGTCAACCGGGCCTTCGAGACCGGTCTCGCCGAAGGAGTGAAGTTCGAGCGTCGTAGTTTCGGTTCGCTCTTCGCCACCGAGGACCAGACCGAGGGAATGGCAGCCTTCGTCGAGAAGCGGCAGCCCGAGTTCCGGCACCGCTGA
- a CDS encoding acyl-CoA dehydrogenase family protein has product MFVLTGEESAIGEAVAEFAADRLAPNAIDWDQRKHFPTDVLAEAAEMGLTGIYVAEDVGGSGLRRLDAVRIFEELAAGDPSIAAYLSIHNMAAWMIDSYGTDAQRQRWLPALCRAESLASYCLTEPGAGSDAAALQTTARADGEHYVLNGVKQFISGAGAAQVYVLMARTGESGPRGISTFVIEKDTPGLSFGANEKKMGWNAQPTRQVILDDVRIPRDNLLSSEGAGFGIAMNGLNGGRLNIAACSLGGARSALQATVRHLRERQAFGAALIDNPALQFRLADMRTDLEAARSLLWRAADALDRKAADAVELCAMAKRLATDNGFAIANDALQLHGGYGYLSEYGIEKIVRDLRVHQILEGTNEIMRVVIGRSITR; this is encoded by the coding sequence ATGTTCGTACTGACCGGTGAGGAATCCGCGATCGGTGAGGCCGTCGCCGAGTTCGCCGCCGACCGCCTCGCACCAAATGCCATCGACTGGGATCAACGCAAGCACTTCCCGACCGACGTACTGGCCGAGGCGGCCGAAATGGGTCTGACCGGGATCTATGTGGCCGAGGACGTCGGCGGTTCCGGTTTGCGGCGACTGGACGCGGTACGCATCTTCGAAGAGCTCGCCGCTGGTGATCCCTCCATCGCGGCCTACCTGTCGATCCACAACATGGCCGCCTGGATGATCGACAGCTACGGCACCGATGCGCAGCGACAGCGCTGGTTACCGGCCCTGTGCCGGGCCGAGAGCCTGGCCAGCTATTGCCTGACCGAGCCCGGTGCCGGGTCCGATGCCGCCGCGCTGCAGACCACCGCCCGGGCTGATGGTGAGCACTACGTGCTGAACGGTGTGAAGCAGTTCATCTCCGGCGCCGGCGCGGCGCAGGTGTACGTGTTGATGGCGCGTACCGGGGAGTCCGGCCCCCGCGGCATCTCGACCTTCGTGATCGAGAAGGACACACCCGGTCTGAGCTTCGGCGCCAACGAGAAGAAGATGGGCTGGAACGCCCAACCGACCCGGCAGGTGATCCTGGACGATGTGCGGATCCCACGGGACAACCTGTTGAGCAGCGAGGGTGCTGGTTTCGGCATCGCGATGAACGGTTTGAACGGCGGTCGGCTGAACATTGCCGCCTGTTCGCTCGGCGGAGCCCGCAGCGCCCTGCAGGCCACGGTCCGCCACCTCCGTGAACGGCAGGCCTTCGGTGCCGCGCTGATCGACAATCCCGCGTTGCAGTTCCGGCTGGCTGATATGCGTACCGACCTGGAGGCCGCCCGCAGCCTCCTCTGGCGGGCCGCGGATGCCCTGGACCGGAAGGCCGCCGATGCGGTCGAGTTATGCGCGATGGCGAAGCGGCTGGCGACCGACAACGGGTTCGCGATCGCCAATGACGCACTGCAGTTGCACGGCGGGTACGGCTACCTGAGCGAGTACGGGATCGAGAAGATCGTCCGCGACCTCCGGGTGCACCAGATCCTGGAGGGGACGAACGAGATCATGCGCGTGGTGATCGGCCGCAGCATCACACGTTGA
- a CDS encoding flavin reductase family protein — protein sequence MVEWGVGSLPLPVRADEDVEAQWADGGAVMEPGDQQTVAGLDAETFKKVFRLHPAGVCVVAFDNDGEPAGFTATSVISVSADPAMLAFSIDSGSSNWPGLSRAETVAVSFLSAEQAEVSARFAARRTDRFTGGGWHRLPTGEPVIDGAAAWIRAAVASVAEAGRSRLVVLNALEAWHTGRPPLLYRDRTYVRLPVESDLQPIAQVNARQRLVSDAPADSGAESDTRLLPPTDPA from the coding sequence GTGGTGGAATGGGGAGTCGGCAGTTTGCCGCTGCCGGTACGAGCAGATGAGGACGTCGAGGCCCAATGGGCCGATGGAGGAGCCGTGATGGAACCGGGCGATCAGCAAACCGTTGCCGGGTTGGATGCAGAGACGTTCAAGAAGGTCTTCCGGCTGCACCCGGCCGGGGTGTGTGTCGTGGCCTTCGACAACGACGGTGAACCGGCCGGTTTCACCGCGACCTCGGTGATCTCGGTTTCCGCCGATCCGGCGATGCTGGCCTTCTCGATCGACTCCGGATCCTCCAACTGGCCCGGTCTCTCGCGTGCCGAGACAGTGGCGGTCAGCTTCTTGTCCGCCGAACAGGCCGAGGTCTCGGCCCGGTTCGCCGCTCGTCGTACCGACCGGTTCACCGGCGGCGGCTGGCACCGGCTGCCCACCGGCGAGCCGGTGATCGACGGCGCGGCCGCGTGGATCCGGGCGGCCGTGGCCAGTGTCGCCGAGGCCGGACGATCCCGCTTGGTGGTGCTGAATGCGCTGGAGGCCTGGCACACGGGCCGTCCGCCACTGCTCTATCGCGATCGCACGTACGTCCGGTTGCCGGTCGAGAGCGACCTGCAGCCGATCGCCCAGGTCAACGCCCGGCAACGGCTGGTCTCCGATGCTCCTGCCGACAGTGGAGCGGAGTCCGACACCCGGTTGTTGCCGCCCACCGACCCGGCATGA
- the uvrC gene encoding excinuclease ABC subunit UvrC translates to MADPSTYRPAPGSIPEQPGVYRFSDADGRVIYVGKAINLRSRLNSYFADLANLHQRTATMVTTAARVDWTVVNTEVEALQLEYSWIKEYDPRFNVKYRDDKSYPWLAVTVSEEYPRVFVGRGAKRKGTRYFGPYSHAWAIRETVDLLLRVFPMRSCSNGVFRNARASGRPCLLGYIDKCSAPCVDRISADDHRAIVDDFMAFMGGQGTAMIRRLEASMRTAAAELDFERAARLRDDIGALQRAMEANAVVLGDGTDADVVALAEDPLEVAVQIFHVRAGRIRGERGWVADRTDDAETPQLIEQFLLQLYAEVDPAENGGAVPREVLVPRLPSSSESLTEMLTQLRGSAVQIRVPQRGDKARLLETVSRNAAEALIRHKTKRASDLSTRNRALEEIQNALDLPEIPLRIECYDISNLQGTEVVGSMVVFEDGLPRKGEYRRFVIRGVDGQNDVAAMDEVITRRFRRLLDEQATLRQAAGEVGGLVDPDTGAPKRFAYRPQLVVVDGGPPQVAAASAAMARLGVGDIAVVGLAKRLEEVWVPDEEYPVILPRTSEGLYLLQRLRDEAHRFAISHHRGRRSRTMVESVLDDVPGLGEVRRKTLLRHFGSLKKLREAEVDDIAQVPGFGRRTAVAVKEALDSAPKRKAAINTATGEVLDDPQ, encoded by the coding sequence GTGGCAGATCCCTCGACCTACCGACCCGCACCTGGCTCGATTCCCGAGCAGCCGGGCGTCTACCGGTTCAGCGACGCGGACGGACGGGTGATCTATGTCGGCAAGGCCATCAACCTGCGCTCACGCCTGAATTCCTATTTCGCCGACCTCGCCAATCTGCACCAGCGCACCGCAACGATGGTCACCACGGCCGCCCGGGTCGACTGGACGGTGGTCAACACCGAGGTGGAGGCACTGCAGCTCGAATACTCCTGGATCAAGGAGTACGACCCCCGGTTCAACGTCAAGTACCGCGACGACAAGTCCTATCCGTGGCTGGCGGTCACCGTCTCGGAGGAGTATCCGCGGGTTTTCGTCGGCCGCGGGGCCAAGCGCAAGGGCACTCGGTACTTCGGTCCGTACAGCCATGCCTGGGCGATCCGGGAGACCGTCGACCTGTTGCTGCGGGTGTTCCCCATGCGTTCGTGCAGCAACGGTGTCTTCCGCAATGCCAGGGCCAGTGGCCGACCCTGTCTGCTGGGTTACATCGACAAGTGCTCGGCGCCCTGTGTGGACCGGATCAGCGCCGACGACCACCGAGCCATCGTCGATGACTTCATGGCCTTCATGGGAGGTCAGGGGACCGCCATGATCCGGCGGCTGGAGGCGTCGATGCGGACCGCCGCCGCCGAGCTCGACTTCGAACGGGCCGCCCGGCTGCGTGACGACATCGGTGCGCTGCAGCGGGCGATGGAGGCCAATGCGGTGGTCCTCGGTGACGGGACCGATGCCGATGTGGTGGCCTTGGCCGAGGATCCGCTGGAGGTTGCGGTGCAGATCTTCCACGTCCGGGCGGGCCGGATCCGAGGCGAACGCGGCTGGGTGGCCGACCGCACCGACGACGCCGAGACGCCGCAACTGATCGAGCAGTTCCTGCTGCAGTTGTACGCCGAGGTCGACCCGGCGGAGAACGGCGGCGCCGTACCGCGCGAGGTGCTGGTCCCGCGACTGCCCTCGAGCAGTGAGTCCCTGACTGAGATGTTGACCCAATTGCGCGGGTCGGCGGTACAGATCCGGGTCCCGCAGCGCGGTGACAAGGCCCGCCTGCTGGAGACCGTCTCCCGCAATGCTGCCGAAGCCCTGATCAGGCACAAGACCAAACGCGCCTCCGATCTCTCCACCCGCAACCGGGCCCTGGAGGAGATCCAGAATGCGCTGGATCTGCCGGAGATCCCGTTGCGCATCGAGTGTTACGACATCTCCAACCTGCAGGGCACCGAGGTGGTCGGGTCGATGGTCGTCTTCGAGGACGGCCTGCCCCGCAAGGGGGAGTACCGCCGGTTCGTCATCCGCGGCGTCGATGGACAGAACGACGTCGCCGCCATGGACGAGGTGATCACGCGGCGGTTCCGTCGTCTGCTCGACGAACAGGCGACCCTGCGGCAGGCAGCCGGCGAGGTCGGCGGACTGGTCGATCCCGACACCGGGGCGCCGAAGAGGTTCGCCTACCGTCCGCAACTGGTGGTGGTCGACGGTGGGCCACCGCAGGTGGCCGCCGCCTCGGCGGCGATGGCCCGCCTCGGGGTCGGCGACATCGCCGTGGTCGGCCTGGCCAAACGGCTGGAGGAGGTGTGGGTTCCCGACGAGGAGTATCCGGTCATCCTGCCCCGGACCAGTGAAGGCCTCTACCTGTTGCAGCGGCTGCGGGACGAGGCCCACCGCTTCGCGATCTCCCATCACCGCGGGCGTCGCAGCCGCACCATGGTCGAATCCGTGCTGGACGACGTCCCCGGTCTCGGTGAGGTCCGGCGGAAGACCCTGTTGCGGCACTTCGGTTCGTTGAAGAAGCTCCGGGAGGCCGAGGTGGACGACATCGCCCAGGTCCCCGGCTTCGGCCGGCGTACCGCCGTTGCGGTGAAGGAAGCACTCGACTCGGCGCCGAAACGCAAGGCGGCGATCAACACGGCTACCGGCGAGGTGCTGGACGACCCGCAATAA
- the rapZ gene encoding RNase adapter RapZ translates to MTSELEAAAPRLVVITGMSGAGRRTSAHVLEDLGWYVVDNLPPSMLMELVEKARSSGIDRLAVVLDVRSRSQFDQLPTVFAALAETGHRPELLFMDAEDDVIVRRQSSVRRPHPLQGDGSLLQGIRRERELLAGLRAGADMVIDTSGKNLHQLGVLVANAFGGGAEKLRLCVMSFGFKNGLPLDADFVFDVRFLPNPHWVPDLQPRTGLDPEVRDYVLGQTAARPFLDQVAGLIGTAAQGYEAEGKRYATIAIGCTGGKHRSTAMTEELVAMLNAAGLTAAAVHRDLGRE, encoded by the coding sequence GTGACTTCCGAACTCGAAGCCGCCGCACCCCGCCTGGTCGTGATCACCGGGATGTCCGGTGCAGGACGCCGGACCAGCGCCCATGTACTCGAGGACCTGGGCTGGTACGTGGTCGACAACCTGCCGCCGTCGATGCTGATGGAGCTCGTCGAGAAGGCCCGCAGCAGCGGTATCGACCGGCTGGCGGTGGTGCTGGACGTGCGCTCCCGCAGTCAGTTCGACCAGCTGCCGACGGTGTTCGCGGCCCTGGCCGAGACCGGCCACCGCCCGGAACTGCTGTTCATGGACGCCGAGGATGACGTGATCGTGCGCCGGCAGTCCTCGGTCCGCCGTCCGCACCCGTTGCAGGGTGATGGTTCCCTGCTGCAGGGCATCCGTCGCGAACGTGAGTTGTTGGCCGGTCTGCGGGCCGGTGCGGACATGGTGATCGACACCTCGGGCAAGAACCTGCACCAGCTCGGTGTGCTGGTCGCCAACGCCTTCGGTGGGGGCGCGGAGAAGCTCCGGCTGTGTGTCATGTCGTTCGGTTTCAAGAACGGGCTGCCCTTGGATGCCGACTTCGTCTTCGACGTCAGGTTCCTTCCCAACCCGCACTGGGTGCCGGATCTGCAGCCCCGGACCGGTCTCGACCCCGAGGTACGTGACTACGTGCTCGGCCAGACCGCCGCCCGCCCGTTTCTGGACCAGGTGGCCGGATTGATCGGTACCGCCGCGCAGGGGTACGAGGCTGAGGGCAAGCGCTATGCGACGATCGCCATCGGGTGCACCGGTGGCAAACATCGGAGTACCGCGATGACCGAGGAACTGGTCGCGATGTTGAATGCCGCAGGGTTGACGGCTGCCGCTGTGCACCGGGATCTGGGGCGCGAGTGA
- a CDS encoding gluconeogenesis factor YvcK family protein: protein MHLPTVTALGGGHGLFASLTALRRVTDHLTAVVTVADDGGSSGRLRAEFNCLPPGDLRMALAALCGDDASGRLWADVLQSRFGGDGPLGGHAIGNLLIAGLWERLGDPVSGLDMVGKLLGARGRVLPMSRVPLEIVAEVIGLDPLQPDEFTEVRGQHKVAVTHGDVRTIRLEPTEPPATPESVAAIEESDWVVLGPGSWFTSVMPHLLVPELARAITRTSAKRILTLNLVSSSETQDYTAAQHLELLVEHAPEIRLDVVLADQQFVRDDRHLAAYAASLGAELVVADLAVRDGTARHDPLRLASIYAELMGV from the coding sequence ATGCACCTGCCGACCGTCACCGCGCTCGGCGGCGGCCACGGTCTGTTCGCCTCCCTGACCGCCCTGCGGCGGGTGACCGACCATCTGACCGCGGTGGTGACCGTCGCCGACGACGGGGGATCCTCCGGTCGGCTGCGCGCCGAGTTCAATTGTCTGCCGCCGGGTGACCTGCGGATGGCCTTGGCCGCCCTCTGCGGTGACGACGCCTCCGGCCGGTTGTGGGCCGACGTCCTGCAGTCACGATTCGGTGGCGACGGTCCTCTCGGTGGCCATGCCATCGGCAACCTGCTGATCGCTGGGTTGTGGGAGCGGCTCGGAGATCCGGTGAGCGGCTTGGACATGGTGGGCAAACTGCTCGGTGCCCGCGGTCGGGTGCTGCCGATGTCGCGGGTGCCGCTGGAGATCGTCGCCGAGGTGATCGGCCTGGATCCCTTGCAACCCGACGAGTTCACCGAGGTCCGCGGCCAGCACAAGGTGGCGGTCACCCATGGCGATGTCCGGACGATCCGGTTGGAACCGACCGAACCACCGGCCACCCCGGAGTCGGTGGCGGCGATCGAGGAGTCGGACTGGGTGGTCCTGGGACCCGGGTCCTGGTTCACCTCGGTGATGCCGCACCTGCTTGTCCCCGAACTCGCCCGGGCGATCACCCGTACCTCGGCCAAACGAATCCTCACCCTCAACCTGGTCTCGTCCAGCGAAACCCAGGACTACACCGCGGCGCAGCACCTGGAACTGCTCGTCGAGCATGCCCCGGAGATCCGTCTGGACGTCGTGCTGGCCGACCAGCAGTTCGTCCGTGACGACCGGCACCTGGCGGCCTATGCAGCCTCGCTCGGTGCCGAGCTGGTGGTCGCCGACCTGGCGGTACGCGACGGTACGGCCCGGCACGACCCGTTGCGCCTGGCCTCCATCTACGCCGAGCTGATGGGCGTCTGA